In a single window of the Labrus mixtus chromosome 20, fLabMix1.1, whole genome shotgun sequence genome:
- the chadla gene encoding chondroadherin-like protein, with the protein MSSCPVVLVVLVVMVTSLSLSVETFRCPGVCSCDRSKLSVSCVRKNLTQVPPTLDQISLNLDLKNNQLQVLTRGAFTHTPYLTHLNLQRCDITQVKEGAFRSLGRLVSLNLAYNNINILYQESFDGLSSLKDLYLDHNRIEEIRPGAFTQLGLLNMLELTHNQLVYLPNMVFQGLNSIKWLRLSSNSVNNLSPESFTGLFALSRLSLDHNELQFFPTQTMNRLRELARLDLSYNPMTYLGEESVSMAKLTHLYLDHMSLQDLSEHALSGTPHLSHLDLSFNQLRHLEPLKGPTELRSLNLTGNPAHCDCHLRPLREWGRRSGVKLLGACAGPPHLSDEPLQAVHPSNLRCHSGGEALQGELEGERESTGNASPTEKPKKSARCPVTCDCDTDAQHATCEARALSTVPRGFPSNTRLLDLRANSFHFLPTASFPRSSQVVSLHLELCRIQEIEGGAFRGMKQLTYLYLSHNLITCLHPHTFTGTPELTYLHLDGNALTQFPGTALKLLPALFVLHLERNIISHLEPAALLSSVTPALRELYLTNNTISSISQGALDSAHLAVLHLDSNQLTEVPTQALCEAAQLEELNLSYNTVAQVGPDAFLPISQSLRRLHLDHMGLEKVSVVALGPALRTLTLRGNLLQEVPDLSPLSHLEEVDLQENPLTCDCSLLHLRRWLEKVSSEGAATCAHPPEVRGQTVREVDVFQSCPEIVSPPDQSEISSSGLFKMKKPKLSVSKEPAVKTKGKTNPTKPTKKKKKPAAAKNKKPQ; encoded by the exons ATGTCTTCCTGTCCCGTCGTCCTTGTCGTCCTCGTCGTCATGGTTAcatctctcagtctctctgttgAAACCTTCAGATGTCCCGGCGTGTGCAGCTGTGATCGCTCCAAACTCTCCGTCTCCTGCGTCAGGAAGAACCTGACCCAGGTCCCCCCGACTCTGGACCAG ATTTCTCTGAACCTGGACCTGAAGAACAACCAGCTGCAGGTGTTAACCCGGGGGGCGTTCACTCACACACCTTACCTTACACACCTCAACCTGCAGCGCTGTGACATCACCCAGGTGAAGGAGGGGGCGTTCAGGAGCCTGGGGCGGCTGGTGTCTCTGAACCTCGCctacaacaacatcaacatcctGTACCAG GAGTCCTTTGACGGTCTCTCCTCCCTGAAGGATTTGTATCTGGATCATAATCGTATCGAGGAGATCCGACCCGGAGCGTTCACTCAGCTCGGCCTCCTCAACATGTTGGAGCTGACGCACAACCAGCTGGTTTACCTCCCCAACATGGTgttccag ggtCTGAACAGCATCAAGTGGCTCCGTCTGAGTTCTAACTCAGTGAATAATTTGTCTCCTGAGTCGTTCACTGGTCTCTTCGCTCTGAGTCGTCTCTCCCTCGACCACAACGAGCTGCAGTTCTTTCCCACTCAAACGATGAACAG ACTCCGTGAGCTTGCCCGTCTGGACCTGAGCTATAACCCCATGACCTACCTGGGGGAGGAGTCTGTCTCCATGGCGAAGCTGACTCACCTTTACCTGGACCACATGTCTCTTCAGGACCTGTCTGAGCACGCTCTGTCCGGGAcccctcacctgtctcacctggaCCTGAGCTTCAACCAGCTGCGTCACCTGGAGCCCCTCAAAGGCCCCACAGAGCTCCGCAGTCTCAACCTGACAG GAAACCCCGCCCACTGTGACTGTCACCTGCGGCCCCTCAGGGAGTGGGGGAGGCGCTCAGGTGTGAAGCTGCTGGGGGCGTGTGCAGgacctcctcacctgtctgatgAACCTCTGCAGGCCGTCCACCCTTCAAATCTACGATGTCACAGCGGGGGGGAGGCGCTGCAGGGCGAGttagagggggagagggagagcacAGGAAACGCATCACCAACAGAAAAACCCAAAAAGAGCGCCAGGTGTCCGGTTACCTGTGACTGTGAC ACTGATGCTCAGCACGCCACCTGTGAGGCTCGAGCGCTCTCCACAGTCCCTCGCGGTTTCCCCTCCAATACTCGCCTGCTCGACCTGCGTGCTAACAGCTTCCACTTCCTGCCCACTGCCAGCTTCCCGCGGAGCAGCCAGGTGGTTTCTCTTcacctggagctctgcagaatCCAGGAGATCGAGGGCGGAGCCTTCAGAGGGATGAAGCAGCTCACATACCTGTACCTGTCTCACAACCTGATCACCTGTCTGCACCCTCACACCTTCACTGGAACACCTGAACTCACATACCTGCACCTGGACGGGAACGCACTGACACAGTTTCCtggaacag CTCTGAAGCTCTTACCTGCTCTGTTCGTGTTACACCTGGAGAGAAACATAATTTCTCACCTGGAGCCAGCTGCTCTGCTGTCTTCAGTCACACCTGCACTCAGAGAACTTTACCTGACCAATAACACCATCAGCTCCATCTCTCAGGGAGCTCTGGACTCAGCTCACCTGGCTGTATTACACCTGGACTCCAACCAGCTGACAGAGGTCCCCACACAGGCTCTGTGTGAGGCCGCTCAGCTGGAAGAGCTCAACCTGTCCTACAATACAGTTGCCCAGGTGGGACCAGACGCCTTCCTGCCCATCTCCCAGAGTCTGAGGAGGCTTCACCTGGATCACATGGGCCTGGAGAAG GTCTCTGTGGTCGCTCTGGGTCCTGCTCTGAGGACTCTGACTCTAAGAGGAAACCTGCTGCAGGAGGTCCCTGACCTGAGCCCCCTGTCCCACCTGGAGGAGGTGGACCTGCAGGAGAACCCTCTGACCTGTGACTGCTCCCTGCTACACCTGCGCAG GTGGTTGGAGAAGGTGAGCTCTGAGGGGGCCGCTACCTGTGCTCACCCtcctgaggtcagaggtcagacggTCAGGGAGGTGGATGTCTTCCAGTCATGTCCTGAAATCGTCTCTCCTCCAGACCAGTCGGAGATTTCATCCTCTGGACTTTTCAAAATGAAGAAACCCAAACTGAGCGTGTCAAAGGAGCCTGCAGTCAAAACAAAGGGCAAAACTAACCCAACAAAaccaacgaagaagaaaaagaaacctgcagcagcaaaaaacaagaagcctcagtga